The region GCTGTTGCTTCTGATGTTTTGATTTGTCGTGTATATGAAACCAAACCACAATATCACTGATTTACTGAGCTCCTCCCACCCTGacattttcatgcaggtaggtgtgtaaaggatataaatgacacatgTGGAGGTGTAAAGGTGCACACTGCTGTGTAGCATCCTTTGTAACACATGCATAGCTGCATTATTCATTCATTAGTTCTCTACCCTCCACACAGCCTCAGCTCAGCTTCAGATCACCTTGTCATGAATCATTTTCGATCAACGCTGattataatacaaaaagaaacatctTGGACatcagtgtgttttttatttttatttttttaaacagatgcaaAAGTGGATTTAAACCCAGTACATTGTTCACATGGTGTGGCGTTCTGAACATCATGTAAGCATCATTCAAAGACTCCAATGGAAAGCTGGATTAAAGTCCCCCCCAAACCGAAACACCCCAACAACAGATTCCAATGTGTGGCGAGCAGTGCAGGAGGGTCGTCACTGGCACAGCAGTGCACTTGCTCTAGCTGCTAACACAATACACACTCAGCAACACTGCAATCAGACCTGCCAACAGTTCAGGACAAAACCCCACAACTTGAGTGAAAGAAAATTAGGGCATTTAATTAGTGGCATGAAAAGTGAAGCCTGGGTGACCGAGGGGCTgcttgggttggggttggggttggggttgggttagggtagggttggggttgggtttggggttgggttgggtttgggtttgggtttggggttgggttggggtttgggttggggtagCATTCgggttagggttggggtaggGTTGGGGTTGCGGTTGGGGTTGGGGTAGTGGTCTGTGATTCTAGGTTACTGGTGGATTGCTTCATTGGGAAAAaagttgggttggggttgggttctATGATTCTAGGCGACTGGTCGATTGGTTCGTTGGGTtgttggggttgggttggttGTCCTTTCACCTGAAACTGCAGTTTCGAAATGGCATTAAGAAGATGTTCTCTGCAGCATGGGCTGAACTCCACTGGTTGAAGCTATTCGCTGAAATGCGGCTGTAGTTGTTGTTTGTTACGggacaatttacattttaaataaaaagagaatggCTGGCTAGTCTGAGTCTGGCTGGCTAGTCTGAGTCTTGCTGGCTAGTCTGAGTCTTGCTGGCTAGTCTGAGTCTGGCTGGATGGTTTGAGTCTGGCTGGATGGTTTGAGTCTGGCTGGATGGTTTGAGTCTGGCTGGCTAGTCTGAGTCTTGCTGGCTAGTCTGAGTCTGGTTGGCTAGTCTGAGTCTGGCTGGCTAGTCTGAGTCTGGCTGGATGGTTTGAGGCTGGCTAGTCTGAGTCTGGTTGGCTAGTCTGAGTCTGGCTGGCTAGTCTGAGTCTTGCTGGCTAGTCTGAGTCTGGCTGGCTAGTCTGAGTCTGGCTGGCTAGTCTGAGTCTGGCTGGATGGTTTGAGTCTGGCTGGCTAGTCTGAGTCTCTGCCCAGATGGGTATTTGGTTAAGTTTTTGcagcagaaaagaaaatgaatgatttTCCTGATCTGTCTGCTTGGGTTGAACtatgagaataaaaataaataaaaactaatacaaTTTGAAAAGGGTACATTTGTCAGCTTTGCCCATTTCCATGCAATATTACTGTATTCTTCATCATCATGATGATCATCACCACATTCATAACACTGAACACGACACAGGGTTCACTCCCTAGCTATCATATACAAAGGTTAAAAAGAGCAATTAGTATCGTTAGAAAACAAATTCACACTGCATTGCATTTCTTCTGTTAAAATACGTTACGGTAAACACCATTAATTTATCAAGCCTTCAAAacgtttttacatttttttttcctaaaaggcATTTAGCTAacctaatgaaaaacaaaatcacaaaaaaagtgCACAGAACTGAATAATCAATAATTACCTTGGAAAGCGACTATCTCGTGAATTTACCATTTaactaaagaaagaaacaaaaaccgTACAGAATAATGATACCGGTCCATACAGCCTCCAAGCACTAATCTTCATTAAGCAATCAAACAGAAAATAGCCTTTTGAAAAGAACCACAGAATGGTTTGTTTTTACATCTCTATGTGTCAGTCAGTGTCGGGCTGCTTTCCCTCGTGCTCTGCCGATCTTGAGTTTGGATCTTCATCAGCAGAAGCCTGTCTATAAAACATGCACACCTCTGCAGCCTCcagacttctttttttaaaattgattttttgttaCTGCGCACGTGGACTGGGAAAGGCGCCTCTGTCACACCATGGGCTGTAcaagtgtgtgtgttcagagagGCCAGCGCCCGGCGACTCCTCCCCTGCCAGGCTCCTGCGGGGCTCACAGGATGGCACAGAAGAACTTCTTCTCTCTGAAGGGGTTTTCGGAGGCTGGGACGGGTGACAGCAGCGGGTCCTCCTTGGCATGAGCCTCGCAGTACGACATCAGATCAGCCGCTGCTTTAGACACCTGAAACACAAACCCCGACACTGACCATGCGCTACTGCTGTGCACTTTAtgacaggggtgtccaatcccggtcctggaggctcatgactccactccaggtttaacaggtacaatgagatacgtcagggtctggatggaggtttcattggttaACAATTGGGTTACAGTTTAGGAGCTGCTCAGACATTTTTGATTAGTAAAAAGTAAGTAAAATCACAAGACTTGTCCACCTTTTAACTTGGTATAGTTTAGAAGGGGTAGCCAAAGTTGgaccttccagtcctggtctttgttccaaccctggtctaaattgtttaaaataaccaattaaacctccatccagaccctgaagtagttaattatctcattgtacctgttaaacctggagtggagtcatgaccctccaggaccgggattggacacccctggaaTACGGATTATAGTGTAGAAAGGCTTGCATCATTGTTCTTGAGTCATGAAGTTCAGATTTACAGCACGGATTATCCAAGCATGCTCAATGCTAGATAGAGACAACTATAAAGAGGTATAGAGAGCAATGAATATGTCTCCCTGTGTGACACAGTGCCGAGTAATCCTGAAACACTGCAGTAAAGGGAAGGGAAGGTTGAAATCGCATTGGGATGCAGAGTGGATGCCAGAGTGCCGGTGAGTGAACACGAGAGGGCGCTGTTCTTTAATTCAGAAGCAGTTACGAGTCAAGACACTACATCAGCCTGTAGAACAAAAGCACTGGGGAAAACTATGCACAGAGCAGAGTGACAGAATCGGTTTTATCTCTACAAGCAATGCAGCTGCACGCTTCTTTGAGCTTAAGATCTGTATCCAACCTGCAAGAGCGACTGAGAGAGCAGAGGAAGGGGGGTGGAGGAGGCTGTGCTGGTTTTGTTCAGTTCAAGAGAAGGCTGCCCCTCCCCTCACCTTTATCCTGTCAATGTTGGCCTCCATCTTGAGCTGCTCCACCAGTTTGCGGGCCTGTGCGATGCTGGCAGTGTTGTTACTGGCCATTGAGATGCTAGTTCAGCGTCCTCACCAAAcctggagaggaggggaggagagagggggagggagaggaggagagggggagacaggaggagagaggggaggggacgagagaagaggaggagtggggagaggagagggaggaggggggaggggagaggggagcggagaggaggagagaagaggagaggagaggagaggaggggaggggagagagcaACATTATAAACTAGGGATGTAAGgttctgtttaattttctttttttaatatcaatacttttttgttttaacaaaataacatcAACACATTATCAGTTCATCTGCTAGCgtacaataaacaaatcataaataCCACTTCATAGATACCATCAAGTGGTTAAAATGAAAGGGTCCATTCAAGTTTAAATGCATAAGTAATTATATGCTAATGCTATACTGTAAGATATTGGGGGGTTTTGTAACCATTCAAAAAGCTGTGACCTTTTTTTCCACGCACTACAACAGACTGGATGCCATTGTTGTGAGTCACCACTAGAGGGCACTGTTAGAGCTCTGAGTCTGATACAGGCCTGCTAGACAATAAAAATATCCTTGAGAGACTTGAACTCAGATTGTGTTCTGCAGCCTGATTTATTTAGTTAATTTCAACATTTTGATACAGTTTGTATTAGTTTGGCTTGCCCCCGCTGAACACCTAAAACGTTTCAGTTGTACAGCGGGCACTGTACCCTGCTGGGTGAgaggtcctgggagacagtcaagcGCAGAGATGCAAGGGGGCTGATGAACAGAGCAGGCAAGCTTTTATACAGCATTACTGCAGAGGAGACTGCAGATAATTAAAACAGGAGCTGTAAAGTCTGCAGTTAGCCAGCTGCTCACAGCAGGGGAGTCAGTCCGTTGATGATGTCAGTACTCAACCAGGACAACAGAACCCTGAGACACCCCTCCCGGTTTGAGGGGGGGTCCTGGaagtgggggagaaaaaaaacacagaacctcAAAATATGAGACAGTATAAGGTGTAATATGTCCCTTACAAACGCTGACCATGGCAAAAAATGACacaatgtttttactgtggtaGACTTGTTAAAGGGGGTAGTAATACTTATGAAAATTCATTGACAGGTATTCCTGTTCTTGCACCCATGGGACACTTCCTCCCAAACAGCGCTCTTTGCAGAGATCAGACCCTGCCATCTGTTTGAATATTAACATGCTAGCCTGTTCCCTCAaaccccctgcctgcctgcctgcccgccgAGAGTTATCAGAGTGGGCTCCGCTGGGCTGGCTCACACCAAGACAGCATctccgtggggggggggggg is a window of Polyodon spathula isolate WHYD16114869_AA chromosome 12, ASM1765450v1, whole genome shotgun sequence DNA encoding:
- the LOC121324695 gene encoding guanine nucleotide-binding protein G(I)/G(S)/G(O) subunit gamma-2; translation: MASNNTASIAQARKLVEQLKMEANIDRIKVSKAAADLMSYCEAHAKEDPLLSPVPASENPFREKKFFCAIL